From the genome of Virgibacillus siamensis, one region includes:
- a CDS encoding N-acetylmuramoyl-L-alanine amidase, whose amino-acid sequence MSNKKQILLPLVILLLFFTTGASTLDKSRKTAERLTISKDNIHLRKGPASSFEIVGFADKGATFAIVSETKEWYKLTNDRLTGFVLKDIIKYEEKKTPNTIKNKTIVIDAGHGGRDTGAIGASGTYEKHFTYKTMKKLKQELMVLGAEVIVTRSENEFISLASRTSLSNIKQTDAFISIHYNSFPKMPTVTGISAYYYHDQYQKLARFILEEVSKETGARNRGSKYADYQVIRQSFKPAVLLELGFISNPQQEQLLQTDAYQKKIVKGIVNGLDHYFGNL is encoded by the coding sequence TTGTCGAATAAAAAACAAATACTCTTGCCTCTGGTTATACTGCTTTTGTTTTTTACAACCGGGGCCTCCACCTTGGACAAATCACGTAAAACAGCGGAAAGATTAACCATTTCGAAAGACAATATTCATCTGCGCAAAGGCCCCGCTTCCTCATTCGAAATTGTCGGTTTTGCTGATAAGGGTGCCACATTTGCCATTGTTTCGGAAACAAAAGAATGGTATAAGCTCACCAACGACCGGCTGACCGGCTTTGTATTGAAGGACATCATCAAATATGAAGAAAAGAAGACCCCCAACACAATAAAAAACAAAACGATTGTAATTGATGCCGGCCATGGCGGCAGGGATACTGGTGCTATCGGTGCAAGTGGTACATATGAGAAGCATTTTACTTACAAAACGATGAAGAAACTGAAACAAGAGTTAATGGTGCTGGGGGCAGAGGTAATTGTTACACGGAGCGAAAATGAATTTATTTCACTTGCCAGTCGGACAAGTCTTTCAAATATTAAACAAACGGATGCTTTCATCAGTATTCACTATAACAGCTTTCCGAAGATGCCGACAGTTACCGGGATTTCCGCTTATTACTATCACGATCAGTACCAAAAACTTGCCCGTTTCATCCTGGAAGAAGTAAGTAAGGAAACCGGTGCACGTAATCGGGGAAGCAAGTATGCTGATTATCAGGTAATCAGACAAAGCTTCAAGCCGGCAGTGTTATTGGAACTGGGATTTATCTCAAATCCGCAACAAGAACAACTGCTGCAGACAGATGCGTATCAGAAAAAAATAGTAAAGGGAATTGTTAATGGACTGGACCATTATTTTGGAAATCTGTAG
- the dtd gene encoding D-aminoacyl-tRNA deacylase, with translation MKAVIQLAKDATVTVGGNVTGEIDFGFVVLLGVTHDDTEADAQYLVNKLVNLRIFADENEKMNLSLKDVNGKVLSISQFTLFADTRKGRRPSFVQAAKPDHAFELYKYFNRLIEEQDVQVETGEFGELMDVKLTNQGPVTIILDSNDR, from the coding sequence ATGAAAGCGGTAATTCAGCTGGCAAAAGATGCAACAGTAACTGTGGGCGGCAACGTAACGGGTGAAATTGATTTCGGTTTTGTTGTTCTTCTTGGAGTTACACATGATGATACGGAGGCAGACGCACAGTATCTTGTAAATAAATTGGTGAATTTACGTATTTTTGCCGATGAGAATGAAAAAATGAACCTGTCACTTAAGGATGTTAACGGCAAGGTATTGTCCATTTCCCAGTTCACCCTTTTCGCTGACACGCGTAAAGGGAGACGGCCGAGTTTTGTACAAGCTGCCAAACCGGACCATGCATTTGAACTTTATAAATATTTTAATCGATTGATTGAGGAACAGGATGTACAGGTTGAGACCGGTGAATTTGGGGAATTGATGGATGTTAAGCTGACAAACCAAGGACCTGTAACAATTATCCTCGACAGTAACGACAGATAA
- the fdhA gene encoding formaldehyde dehydrogenase, glutathione-independent, with translation MADNRGVVYTGDGKVEVQDISFPDLVLHDGPGVPKSNAGRKCEHGVILKNIVTNICGSDQHMVRGRTTAPTGLVLGHEITGEVIEVGRDVEFIKKGDLVSVPFNVACGRCKMCRRQDTHICQNVNPERPGGAYGYVDMGGWVGGQSEYVMVPYADFQLLKFPDKEKAMEKILDLTMLSDIFPTGYHGAVNAGVTTGSTVYVAGAGPVGLAAAHSAQLLGASAVIVGDLKEERLEQARSFGCETINLKKHDDVGEQIEQILGIPEVDCAVDAVGFEAYGHGTDHKDAPATVLNTMMDVVEAGGKFGIPGLYVTEDPGAKDQDAKQGSLKVRFGLGWSKAHSFTTGQTPAMKYQHQLMNAILSGKADIANVVNATVISLDDAPQGYADFDSGVAKKFVIDPHGTLRNH, from the coding sequence ATGGCTGACAATCGTGGAGTAGTGTACACAGGTGATGGGAAAGTAGAAGTACAGGATATTTCATTTCCGGATTTGGTGCTGCATGATGGACCAGGGGTACCGAAATCAAACGCAGGAAGAAAATGTGAACATGGGGTTATACTTAAAAATATCGTTACAAATATTTGCGGCAGTGACCAGCATATGGTCCGCGGCCGTACGACAGCTCCAACAGGGCTTGTATTAGGACATGAAATTACCGGTGAGGTTATTGAAGTAGGACGGGATGTTGAATTTATTAAGAAAGGTGATCTTGTTTCAGTACCATTTAACGTTGCATGCGGACGATGTAAAATGTGCAGACGCCAGGATACGCATATTTGTCAGAATGTCAATCCGGAACGTCCGGGTGGAGCATATGGTTATGTTGATATGGGAGGCTGGGTAGGCGGACAGTCCGAGTATGTAATGGTTCCGTATGCCGACTTCCAATTGTTGAAATTTCCGGACAAGGAAAAAGCAATGGAGAAGATTCTTGATTTAACTATGTTATCGGATATTTTTCCGACGGGTTATCACGGTGCTGTAAATGCAGGTGTTACAACCGGTTCGACGGTTTATGTCGCCGGGGCAGGTCCGGTGGGTCTGGCCGCAGCACACTCCGCACAATTGCTCGGTGCATCGGCTGTTATTGTTGGAGATTTGAAAGAGGAACGGTTGGAGCAGGCAAGAAGTTTCGGTTGTGAAACGATAAATTTAAAGAAACATGATGACGTTGGAGAACAAATCGAACAAATCCTTGGTATTCCTGAAGTAGACTGTGCTGTTGATGCAGTTGGTTTTGAGGCATATGGACATGGAACTGATCATAAAGATGCCCCGGCTACTGTGCTTAATACAATGATGGATGTTGTCGAAGCAGGCGGCAAGTTTGGGATTCCAGGTTTATATGTAACTGAAGATCCAGGAGCAAAGGATCAGGACGCCAAACAGGGATCGTTAAAAGTTCGTTTTGGATTAGGCTGGTCAAAAGCACATTCGTTTACGACCGGACAAACCCCCGCTATGAAATATCAGCATCAATTAATGAATGCCATCCTTAGCGGAAAGGCTGACATTGCAAATGTTGTGAATGCAACTGTCATATCGCTTGACGATGCCCCGCAAGGTTATGCTGATTTTGACAGCGGTGTTGCCAAAAAATTTGTCATTGATCCCCATGGAACATTGCGTAACCATTAA
- the aspS gene encoding aspartate--tRNA ligase, translating into MMGRIMSGTLEESNIGEKVLLKGWVQKRRDLGGLIFIDLRDKSGLVQVVFNPDHSKEALETAESVRTEYVVQISGKVVERDKSTVNEAMKTGEIEVIAEELIILNKAKTPPFLIQDQSDVAEDLRLKYRYIDLRRNVLQNTFKLRHQTTQAVRNFLNEQDFLEMETPILTKSTPEGARDYLVPSRVHHGEFYALPQSPQLFKQLIMMGGFEKYYQIARCFRDEDLRADRQPEFTQIDIETSFMTSDEIMEMTENMMKYVMKEVKNINIDIPFNRMPYDEAMARFGSDKPDTRFGMELIHVSDILADSSFKVFQDAINSGGKVCLLNVKEQANNYSRKDLDKLTEFVKVYGAKGMAWLKAEGDELKGPIAKFLSEQERADVMKRAEVSDGDLLLFGSDKTNIVYDSLGALRLKLGRELGLIDESQFNYLWVTDWPLFEYDDDLERYFAAHHPFTMPAEGDVEKLKTSPEEVRANAYDLVLNGYELGGGSLRIHKRELQDTMFEVLGFTKEAATEQFGFLLEALEYGAPPHGGIALGLDRIIMLLSGRSNLRDTILFPKTASASDLLTDAPDEVSPDQLEELSIHVEAKK; encoded by the coding sequence ATGATGGGACGCATAATGAGTGGGACACTCGAGGAGTCAAATATTGGAGAAAAAGTACTCCTGAAGGGATGGGTTCAAAAACGACGCGATCTGGGCGGTTTAATTTTTATTGACCTGCGGGATAAATCAGGTCTGGTTCAAGTAGTGTTTAATCCGGATCATTCGAAGGAAGCATTGGAAACAGCTGAGTCAGTACGAACTGAGTATGTGGTGCAAATTTCCGGAAAAGTGGTGGAACGGGATAAAAGTACCGTGAACGAGGCAATGAAAACCGGTGAAATTGAAGTAATAGCTGAAGAACTTATTATTTTAAATAAAGCGAAAACCCCGCCATTTTTAATTCAGGATCAGTCAGATGTAGCGGAAGACTTACGCTTGAAATATCGTTATATTGATCTTCGCAGAAATGTTCTGCAAAATACATTTAAGCTGAGACATCAAACAACCCAGGCGGTACGAAATTTTTTGAATGAACAGGATTTCCTGGAAATGGAAACACCGATTCTTACAAAAAGTACACCTGAAGGAGCAAGGGATTATCTTGTTCCGAGCCGGGTTCATCACGGTGAATTTTACGCTTTGCCTCAGTCCCCGCAATTGTTCAAACAGCTGATTATGATGGGCGGATTTGAAAAATATTATCAGATTGCCCGCTGTTTCAGGGATGAGGATTTACGGGCAGATCGTCAGCCGGAATTTACACAGATTGATATTGAAACATCATTCATGACAAGTGATGAAATCATGGAAATGACGGAAAATATGATGAAATATGTTATGAAAGAAGTTAAAAATATCAACATTGATATTCCATTTAATCGAATGCCTTACGATGAGGCAATGGCCCGATTTGGTTCAGATAAGCCGGACACAAGGTTTGGAATGGAATTGATTCATGTCTCTGATATACTTGCTGATTCATCGTTCAAGGTTTTTCAGGATGCCATTAACTCCGGTGGTAAAGTTTGTTTGCTGAATGTGAAAGAGCAGGCAAATAATTATTCAAGAAAAGACCTGGATAAACTGACAGAATTCGTGAAAGTTTACGGTGCAAAAGGAATGGCCTGGCTGAAGGCTGAAGGTGATGAACTGAAAGGGCCAATTGCAAAATTCTTGTCTGAACAGGAGAGGGCAGACGTGATGAAACGTGCTGAAGTATCAGATGGGGACCTGCTATTGTTCGGATCAGATAAGACGAATATTGTTTATGATTCACTTGGGGCTTTGCGTCTTAAGTTAGGCAGAGAGCTTGGGCTGATTGATGAAAGTCAATTTAATTATTTATGGGTTACAGATTGGCCATTATTTGAATATGATGATGATCTGGAACGGTATTTTGCAGCGCACCACCCGTTTACAATGCCTGCTGAAGGTGATGTGGAAAAACTGAAGACGAGTCCGGAAGAGGTACGTGCAAATGCATATGACCTCGTTTTGAACGGTTACGAGTTAGGTGGCGGATCATTGCGTATCCATAAGCGTGAACTTCAGGATACAATGTTTGAAGTGCTGGGATTTACAAAAGAAGCTGCAACAGAACAGTTTGGATTTCTGCTTGAGGCATTGGAATATGGTGCACCGCCTCACGGAGGAATTGCGCTCGGGCTTGATCGTATAATCATGCTGTTGTCAGGAAGATCCAATTTGCGGGATACTATTCTGTTTCCAAAAACTGCTTCGGCATCCGATTTACTCACTGATGCACCTGACGAAGTAAGCCCGGACCAGCTTGAAGAACTCTCTATTCATGTTGAAGCGAAGAAATGA
- a CDS encoding GlcG/HbpS family heme-binding protein, with product MEKLNLETAKKLIDSAEQEADKIGVQMVITVLDDGGNLVAAHRMNDAWLASVDISWNKAWTSVALKMPTSNLEEATVPNAELWGLNTTNQGKIVVFGGGIPLEKDGKVIGAVGVSGGAVPEDVQVAKAAVNAF from the coding sequence GTGGAAAAATTGAATTTGGAGACAGCCAAGAAACTTATTGACAGTGCTGAACAAGAGGCGGATAAAATTGGGGTACAAATGGTTATTACCGTACTTGATGATGGAGGTAATCTTGTTGCAGCCCATCGAATGAATGATGCCTGGCTGGCAAGTGTGGATATATCATGGAATAAAGCCTGGACTTCTGTGGCCCTAAAGATGCCCACATCGAACCTGGAGGAAGCAACGGTACCCAATGCGGAACTCTGGGGACTCAATACAACAAATCAGGGAAAAATTGTCGTGTTCGGTGGTGGAATTCCATTAGAAAAAGATGGAAAAGTAATAGGTGCTGTTGGTGTCAGCGGGGGAGCCGTACCAGAAGATGTCCAAGTAGCAAAAGCAGCAGTAAATGCCTTTTGA
- a CDS encoding RsfA family transcriptional regulator gives MVKVRQDAWSHEDDLLLAETVLRHIREGSTQLNAFEEVGDKLNRTSAACGFRWNAEVREKYENAIDLAKRQRKEKKRAQAASATKPKQATAPTPQYTETNDDAIPEPESTELNMDSVIHYLTQLKEDYYASNQSKMSLEQTKKENQTLRNQIEELEQKLSETEKQFAAVQEDYQVFMQIMDRARKMTVLEDQGTFKAPSFKMDKNGNLQQVANSE, from the coding sequence ATGGTTAAAGTCAGACAGGATGCCTGGTCACATGAGGATGACCTGTTACTGGCAGAAACAGTCTTACGCCATATCAGAGAAGGAAGTACGCAATTAAATGCTTTTGAAGAAGTAGGAGATAAACTGAACCGGACCTCAGCTGCCTGCGGGTTTCGATGGAACGCAGAAGTCCGGGAAAAATATGAAAATGCTATTGACTTGGCAAAACGCCAGCGGAAAGAGAAAAAACGTGCACAAGCTGCGAGTGCAACAAAACCGAAACAAGCAACTGCACCAACTCCGCAATATACTGAAACAAATGATGATGCAATACCTGAACCGGAATCAACCGAACTTAATATGGATTCCGTCATTCATTATTTAACCCAGTTGAAGGAAGACTATTATGCTTCCAATCAATCAAAAATGTCGCTGGAACAAACGAAAAAAGAGAACCAGACACTGCGTAACCAAATAGAAGAATTGGAACAAAAACTTTCTGAAACAGAAAAACAATTTGCCGCGGTTCAGGAGGATTATCAAGTATTTATGCAAATCATGGATCGCGCCCGAAAGATGACAGTGCTTGAAGATCAAGGCACATTCAAGGCCCCGTCCTTTAAAATGGACAAAAACGGCAACCTTCAGCAAGTGGCAAATAGTGAATAA
- the hisS gene encoding histidine--tRNA ligase gives MSYKAPRGTVDILPVDSVKWDYVERKIKEICRRYHFEEIRTPLFENTEVFQRGVGDSTDIVQKEMYTFEDRGGRSLTLRPEGTASVVRAFVQNKLFGNPIQPVKLFYFAQMFRYERPQKGRMRQLNQFGVEVLGSANPAVDAEVIDLAMRCYQELGLKSLKLVINSLGDQESRTSHREALIEHFTPYKDDLCGDCQTRLTQNPMRILDCKTDRDHPAMKTAPSILDYLNGESKQYFEQVQEYLTSMGITYEVDQNLVRGLDYYNHTAFEIMSEADGFGAIATLAGGGRYNGLVEELGGPDTPGIGFGMGLERLLMALEAENIDIPIDKSLDCFIVAAGDEADKQAMKVMHRLRANGIQADKDYQGRKMKTQFKTADRLQAKFVLIIGEDELEKEIVTVKDMITGDQKEISIENVDVQMQQLLTGGNE, from the coding sequence ATGAGTTACAAGGCGCCTAGAGGTACAGTTGATATTTTACCAGTGGACTCGGTGAAATGGGATTATGTTGAAAGAAAAATTAAAGAAATTTGCAGAAGATATCATTTTGAAGAAATACGGACTCCATTGTTTGAGAATACAGAAGTATTTCAGCGTGGTGTTGGGGATTCCACCGATATTGTACAAAAAGAAATGTACACGTTTGAAGATCGTGGGGGAAGAAGTCTGACTTTGCGCCCTGAAGGAACTGCCTCTGTTGTTCGTGCATTTGTACAGAATAAACTGTTTGGAAATCCGATTCAGCCGGTAAAATTGTTTTATTTTGCTCAAATGTTCCGGTATGAACGTCCGCAAAAAGGAAGAATGCGCCAGTTAAATCAATTTGGAGTAGAAGTATTGGGAAGTGCGAACCCTGCAGTCGATGCGGAAGTTATCGATTTAGCAATGAGATGTTATCAAGAATTAGGCTTAAAGTCTTTAAAACTTGTCATCAATTCACTTGGCGATCAGGAGAGCCGGACCAGTCACCGGGAGGCGTTAATCGAACACTTCACACCGTATAAAGATGATCTTTGCGGTGATTGTCAGACTAGATTGACTCAAAACCCGATGCGGATTCTCGATTGTAAAACAGATCGTGATCACCCCGCAATGAAAACCGCTCCATCTATCCTGGATTATTTGAATGGGGAATCGAAACAGTATTTTGAGCAGGTTCAGGAATATTTAACAAGCATGGGAATCACCTATGAAGTGGATCAGAATCTTGTTCGAGGCCTGGATTATTACAATCACACAGCATTTGAAATTATGAGTGAAGCGGACGGGTTTGGAGCAATCGCCACATTAGCCGGCGGCGGAAGATACAATGGTCTGGTTGAAGAACTTGGTGGCCCGGACACCCCTGGTATAGGCTTTGGAATGGGACTTGAACGATTATTGATGGCGCTGGAAGCTGAGAACATTGACATCCCGATTGATAAAAGTCTGGATTGCTTTATAGTTGCAGCCGGTGATGAAGCGGATAAGCAGGCTATGAAGGTTATGCACAGGTTAAGAGCCAACGGAATTCAAGCTGATAAAGATTACCAGGGTCGCAAGATGAAAACCCAATTTAAAACGGCCGATCGGCTTCAGGCAAAATTTGTATTAATAATTGGTGAAGATGAACTGGAGAAAGAAATTGTCACGGTTAAAGATATGATAACCGGTGATCAAAAAGAAATATCGATTGAAAATGTTGATGTTCAAATGCAGCAGTTATTGACAGGAGGCAATGAATGA